The stretch of DNA GTCTTCAGCGGCAGCGACCGTGACGTGCTCAAGATGATCGAAGAGCAGAAGGAAGGCCTGAAGAGCGCGCTGACGAGCCGGGGCCTGAAGCTCGAGGATCTGCGCTTCGAGGTCCGCGCATGAGCCTCAGCCGGGATGATGAGCCCGGAACCTACGACCGGACGATGCTGGTGGACTTGCGCCAGATCCGTCCGCCGGCCAAGTCCTGGAAGCCCTTCAGCTTCCGGAACCTGGAGCGGGTGAACCGCGAACAGGCCGGGCTCTCGCTGCAGGTTCAACGGATGTTGCCGCCCGCGAGCGCGGCCGAGCCCCTGTACGCCCGGCTCAAGGCGCTGTTCGACGCCGAGGCCCGGGTGAACCTGGTGTCCGTGCAGGTGCGCCCCTTCCTGGAGCTGCAGCGCTACCTGGGGGATCCGTCCTTCCTGGTAGTGCTCGCCCCGGGCGCCCTCAAGGAACGGGTGGTGCTGGAGGTGGAGCTGCCCCTGGCCCACAACCTGGTGGACATGCTGCTGGGCGGGGTGGGGGAGACGGTGGGCCTCAGGCCCCTGACGGACATCGAGGAGGGCGTGATGAGCTTCGTCGTCCTCGAGGCCCTCAAGGCGCTGGCGCCCGCGCTGGATCCGGCCCTGCCCAAGCTGCGGCTGGAGACGGTGGCCCGCGGGGTGGAGGACGTGGCGTCGCGGCTGGGAGACGATGACCGGATGGTGGTCGTCCACCTGAACGCCTCGCTCGGCCCCCACACGGGGCTGGTGCGCCTGGTGATTCCCGCCGCCGTGGTGGGCGCGGCCGAGCTGGGGCAGGCCGCCGCGGAGCGGCGCTCCCGGCTGAACGCGGACCTCCAGCAGAACCAGTGGATGCTCTCCACGGTGCGCTCCTGGATGCGCGCGGAGATCGGCCAGGCGGAGATCGCCAGCGAGGACCTGGCCTACATCCGCGTCAAGGACGTGGTGCTGCTGGATGCGCTCACGGCCCGGCCGGACCGGGGCGAGGAGGGCACCGCGGTGCTGCGCCTGGGCGCGGGCAGCTCCCGGGTGGAAGCGGAAGTGTTTCTGGAGGACGGCCAGTACAAGGCGCGCGTCACCTCCATCGTCATTGGCGAGCCGGCTTTCCAGCGCGCCGTCCCTCCGCCCGAGGGGGAAGACGGGTTTACCCAGCCCGAGACCGGCGGGTCTCCGGAGTCGGAAGGACAGTCCGTGGACACGATGAACAAGCCAGAGGGCAGCGACCTGCTGGCCGACATCCCCTTGCAGATCGCCGTGGAGCTGGCCCGGGTCGCCGTCTCCGCGGACGAGGTGGTGGCCCTGCGGGTGGGCCACGTCATCGAGCTGCACCGCTCCGCCGGGGAGCCCGTGGAGCTGTCGGTCAATGGCAAGGTGGTGGCCCGGGGCGAGCTGGTGGAGGTGGAGGGCCAGCTCGGCGTCCGGGTGCTCTCCCTGGCCGGGTAGCCTTGGCGGGAGGGCGGGCAAGGAGGCACCGCCCGAATCCAAGGGCGGCCATGGCGGTCCCGCCTCCGAATGGACTAGCCTTCGGTCCATTCATGGCGGTTTTCCCTGGTTCGAACGTGCGCCCCCTCGTGGCCTGTGGCTGGTTGTTGATCGCGCCGTCGCTCGCCGCGGCGCAGGCGGTCTCCTCGCCACCCCCGTCGGCCCCCGCGCCCACGGCCCTCCCTCCGGAGGCCGCGGCCCCGGTGGCCCAGCCCTCTCCGGCCGCGCCCGCGGCGCCGGCGGCCTCCGCGCCCACGGCGGGAAGCGAGCTGCCGGATCCGTTCGCCGCCGAGGCCGCCCCCGAGGAGCCCGAGAGCATGGGCTGGACGCTGGTGCGCACGCTGCTGCTGCTGGCCGCGGTGGTGGCCTCCATCTACCTGACGCTCAACGTGGGGCTGCGGCGGTTGATGGGGCTGCAGGGCGTGCCGGTGGGGCGCCCTTCCGTCATCGCGGTCCTGGAGCGCCTGCCGCTGGACCAGCGCCGGACGCTCTTCGTGTTGAAGGCGGCGGACGAATACCTCCTGGTGGGGGGCGGGGAGGGGGGCCTTCAGCTCCTGTCCAAGCTCGATACCGAGGCGGTCGAGCGCATCCGCGCCGAGCGTCCGCCGGCGCCCGCCATCCCCTTGAGCCCCTTCCTTCAGAAGCTCCTCTCCCGCCGCACCGGCTCCACGCCGCCGCGTTCCTGAAGACTGCCCCGTGAGACCTTTGTCCGTCCGACCGCTCCTGTCGTCTCGAATCATCCCCTGGCTCTTCGCCACCACGGTCGCGCTTCAGCCGGCGGTGGCGCTGGCGCAGCG from Stigmatella aurantiaca encodes:
- the sctQ gene encoding type III secretion system cytoplasmic ring protein SctQ, yielding MSLSRDDEPGTYDRTMLVDLRQIRPPAKSWKPFSFRNLERVNREQAGLSLQVQRMLPPASAAEPLYARLKALFDAEARVNLVSVQVRPFLELQRYLGDPSFLVVLAPGALKERVVLEVELPLAHNLVDMLLGGVGETVGLRPLTDIEEGVMSFVVLEALKALAPALDPALPKLRLETVARGVEDVASRLGDDDRMVVVHLNASLGPHTGLVRLVIPAAVVGAAELGQAAAERRSRLNADLQQNQWMLSTVRSWMRAEIGQAEIASEDLAYIRVKDVVLLDALTARPDRGEEGTAVLRLGAGSSRVEAEVFLEDGQYKARVTSIVIGEPAFQRAVPPPEGEDGFTQPETGGSPESEGQSVDTMNKPEGSDLLADIPLQIAVELARVAVSADEVVALRVGHVIELHRSAGEPVELSVNGKVVARGELVEVEGQLGVRVLSLAG
- a CDS encoding flagellar biosynthetic protein FliO, translating into MRPLVACGWLLIAPSLAAAQAVSSPPPSAPAPTALPPEAAAPVAQPSPAAPAAPAASAPTAGSELPDPFAAEAAPEEPESMGWTLVRTLLLLAAVVASIYLTLNVGLRRLMGLQGVPVGRPSVIAVLERLPLDQRRTLFVLKAADEYLLVGGGEGGLQLLSKLDTEAVERIRAERPPAPAIPLSPFLQKLLSRRTGSTPPRS